CTTTAAGTTTTCTGAGTCTCTTTATAGCCTCATCTATTGTTTCGTCAACTTTAGCCTCAAAAACCTCAAGCTGCATATAGGCACCGGCTTGAGTCTCATCATAGATACTAAGTTTTTCTATATCTTTTTTATCTTCTTCACTAAGGTTTTCGTAAACTTTTCTCTCTAAGTTCTCATCAATCTCTTCGATATCTTTTATAAGATCGGTAGCGTCATCCGACTCTAACTCTTTAATGGCCACCGTTAATTTTTCGGCCGATAGATGCTTTATCGCATTTTCTTTCAAAGACTCCGGAAGTTCTAGTAAAACTTCACCCAAAATTTCAGGCGGAAGCTTTTTTAGATAGTTGTAGTAAGCCTCTTCATCCTCTTTTTTAACCTTTTTAAGGTAAGCGGCTATTTCGGAGGGTGGAATAGTTTTATTTCTGTTTTCGTTTTTTATTATACTTTTTATATTTTGTCCTATTTGTGAAAATTTAAACTTATCCATCACCGCCCTCCTTTTTGATGGAACTATTGTCCTCTATTAAAGAAACCATAAAATCAAACTCTTCATACTTTTTAGGTTTAACACCCAAAGCTATAACATTTTTGATCTCACTTTTATATTTGGCCGCAAGTTTCATAAACTTTTTTCTCTTTTTAGAAGATAGCTTACTTTTAGTTATCTTTACAATCCTTAGCGGATTTATGGGGCGGTTGTATTTATAAAGACCAAAATGCAGATGCGGTCCCGTACTAAGTCCTGTATTTCCCACATAACCAATAATTTGTCCCTGTTTTACGTACTTTCCTCTTTTTATCCCTCTTCTAAATTTGGAAAGATGCGCATAAAGAGTTTTGTATCCGTCACTATGCTTTATGATAACTACGTTTCCGTAACCTCCTTTTCTACCGGCAAAAATCACTCTTCCGCTGCCTGCGGCCATTACAGGCGTTCCTTTTCTAGCCGCAAAGTCTACGCCTAAGTGGGCTCTATACTTCTTAAGCACAGGATGATAACGTCTTAGAGTAAATTTTGAAGTAATTCTTGCGTTTCTAACGGGTCGTTTTAGCAAAAAACCCTCAACTTCCCTACCTTTATCGTCATAATATCTTCCCTCAAAAAGATATATATAGTGTTTTTTACCGTTTGTCTCCACCATAGCCGCCTCTATCACCGGAGAACCGAAAATTTTTCCCATCCTTATTTTTTCGTTATAAACTATGGCAATTTTGTCCCCTTTTCTAAGAGACCTTCTAAAATCTATACTATTTTTAAAAGCCGAGACAAACTCGTTTGCTAGCTTTTTATTGCCCGTCTTTTTGACTATATCTTGATAAGGCGAGTGTTCTATCTCCAATACAAAAGAGTCTCTTACCGTCTGATAAACGATGGGCGTCAACTCCAACGTATATTTATCTCCTTTTTTTAATATATGTATTTGAAGCTCTTCATTTATCGGAATAAGTATCTGTTTGATTTGGCCATTCTCTTTTAGCGTATAATATCTCACGCCAGCGATAATCTCATCGGCCAACTCTTTCGTTTCTCTATCAAGATCGTAATATAGTTTTTGAGGAATGGAGTTTTTTTCAAAAAAAGTTAAAAGCGTCTCACCGCTTTTCCATCTACTCTCTTCCAAAACGGCGCCAAAAGTAGATATTAATATTAAAACTATTAAAAAGAGGAATCTCATCTATAAATTCTCCGGAATGTATTAAGCTGCCAATTTTACCAAAATTGCACTTAAGAAAGTACTACTTAAGTCGCAAATAAAAGCTATTTTAATCATAACACTCCATCTTTTTTGATATAATCATCAATAAATTTACTTTAGGAGAGAGTGTGAAAAGATTTTTTATTTTGCTAGTGGCAACGGTTTCGCTTTTTGCCTCGATTGAAGCCAATAAAAAAAGTAAAATCCTTAGTATTGACAAAAAAGAAGCAACGATAGAAAAAGTAAACGCGCCTATTGGAAGTTCCGGAGTCGTTATACACCACTTTGATAAAGAACACGCCACCATAGTGGCCGGTGTTGAGCTTATAGAGCCAAATAGAGTAAGATTTACTATGTTTAACGCCCTTAAACAAGAATCGCTTCCAACACCCAATATTTTACCGAAAGTAAACGACGAAGTTATTTTAAACTATCTTTACGATAGAGGCGTAGTTATAGCACCGAACTTTAAAACCTACGAAGAGATAGTAAAAAAACATCCCGAAATAGAGTGGGTACATCCCGACCTTTTCGCGGCTCAACTATCCCAATATCAAAATCCTGCGCCAACAAAAAAAGATTTTCAAGATTTCTGCAACAAATATGCAGTCGGAATAGTATATTTCGCTATAGAAAGTAACGGCTTTTTCGTAGATTGTCAAAGTTTTAAAAAAGTAGCTCGAGAGACTATAACAAAAAAAGGGGTTGAGATCCAACTTCCGTTCTACTCTAGGATAAAAGAGATTGAAACAAGTTGGCTTAATTTCTACGGAAGCGGAGAGATAACCAACTACGACAACTACTATAACAATCTTATGGAGTCAAGATGATAGAGAAGAAGCATATTGAAGATTTAAAAAAACTTATAGACGAAGAGAACGTTAAAAGCGATAAGGCTCATTTACTAGCTTACTCTTACGACGCTACTAGGGAACATTTCAAACCCGAATTAGTAGTTTTTCCAAGAAACGAAGAGGATGTTAGCAAAATTTTAAGATATTGCAACGAAAACCTAATTCCTATCGTTCCTAGAGGTGCCGGAAGCGGTTTTACCGGCGGTGCTCTTCCTGCAAAAGGGGGAATTGTTTTAGCGGTAGAAAAGTATATGAATAAAATATTAGAGATAGATATGGAAAATATGGTTGCGCGAGTCCAACCTGGAGTCATAAACAAAGAGCTTCAAAGAGAAGTTGAAAAGGTTGGACTCTTCTATCCGCCGGATCCCGCAAGTCAAGAGTACTCTACCATTGGAGGTAACGTTGCCGAAAATGCAGGAGGTATGAGAGCCGCCAAATACGGGATTACAAAAGATTACGTTATGGCCTTGAGAGCTGTTTTACCAAACGGAGACATCATAAGAGCCGGTAAAAAGACCATAAAAGACGTAGCAGGATACAACCTTGCCGGAATTTTAGTGGGAAGCGAAGGAACTTTAGCGGTTATAACGGAAATAACCCTAAAACTTCTATCAAAGCCTAAACTTACAAAAACCGTTATGGGAGTTTTTCCTACAGTCAACGATGCTATGAACGCCGTTTATAAATCTTTAGCTGGTGGAGCCAATCCCGTAGCTATGGAGTTTTTAGACAACCTTACCATCAGAGCGGTGGAAGAAAAGTTTCATAAAGGCTTACCAGTCAACGCAGGAGCGATACTAATAAGCGATATAGACGGCAACGTAGAAGAGGAGATAGATTATCAAATATCTCTTTTGGAGAAATTTTTCAAAGAAAATGGCTGCAGCGAATTTAGAGTCGCCAAAGATGAAAAAGAAGCAGCCGATATATGGTTTGCTAGAAGAAACGCTAGCCAAAGCATCACCATATACGGAAGCAAAAAGATAAACGAAGACGTTACGGTTCCAAGAAGTATGCTACCGAGGTACCTTGAAGAGGTTGAAAAGATATCTAAAAAATATGGAGTCAAAATCCCATGTTTTGGACATACCGGAGATGGAAACGTTCATACAAACGTTATGGTAGATAAAAATGATCCAAAACAGATTGAGATAGGATACAAGGCTATTGAAGAGATTTTTAAGATGACTATAGAGATAGGCGGAACCCTAAGCGGCGAACACGGTATAGGACTTAGCAAAGCACCTTTTATGAAAATGGCTTTTAGCGAAGAAGAGCTCAATCTATTTCGCGCCATCAAAAAAGCTTTCGATCCAAACAACATACTAAATCCGGGCAAAATGGGGTTGTAGGTGGAAGGCTGAAAGTGGAAGAGATATGGCTAAGCGGTTAATGACCAATGTCTAATGTCTAATTACAAAAGGTATAATTTTGCGAAAAAAAATTATTAATTTATATAAAAATATCTATGATGAAAATATTACTCTTTACGCCTCTTCCTTAAGTTTTCATACGATTTTTTCCATAATTCCTCTTCTTTTAATCTCATTTTCTCTCTTTACAAAAATGCCTAGTTTTGAAAAATATTACGACAAAATCAAAGAGTTTATATTTTCGAACCTTATGCCGACCCATCAAGAGACCGTATCAAAATATCTTGAAAGCTTCTTGCAAAACAGTGAAAAGTTAGGGATTATAGGTTTTGTATTTGTTATTTTCGCATCGTTAATGTTTTTTCAAAATTTCGAATATATAGTAAACAAGATCTTCAAAACAAAACAAAGAGGTATATGGCAATCTATCACTACATACTGGACTTTGGTCACTTTAGGCCCTATAGCTTTGGCGCTCTCTTTTTTTCTCTCAAAGCAGATCCAAGAACTTTTAAACAGATTCGAATATACAAGCTGGATTAACTTTTTATCCATTTTTCCATATCTAATCATCTGGGGACTTTTTTTTATAACCTATATAATCTCCGCCAATATAAAAATTTCGCCAAAAGCCGCGCTAATTTCCTCATTTGCAGCTTCTCTAACTTGGTATATTAGTAAATCTTTGTTTGTATATTATGTAATTTACAGCAAAACCTATCTAACTATCTACGGCTCTTCAAGCGTAATTTTGTTCTTCTTTTTATGGATCTATATCTCATGGATAATATTTTTATACGGTTTGAAGCTTTGCTATTTGATAAATAAAAAAAGAGATATTGACGAAGATAAAGAGGTAGAAGATCCGCTTTTTATAGATTGATAAAATAGATATTAAGATATAAAAAAGCAAAAACCAAAAGGGTGTTTCAAAGTGAAACTTTGCAAAATCCATTGAAAAAAATTTTAACAGATACTGATCCAAAGCGCCACCAAAACCTACGATATGTAAAACAACAAAGAGCGGATAAAAAAAAGTAAAAATCATACTTATAAACGGCGAAAAAAACTGCATATAGGAAAAATTTGAAAAAAAATAGTGAACTACCGGAATCATCGCAAAAAATACCCAAAAGTTCAGTAAAATAAAAATTAGCCACTTATTTAACCCTTTAAAATAGTGCAAAAAAAGATATATGTAAAAAACGCCCGAAACGGAGAGCCAAAAACCTACGGAAAAAAACAGATTTGGAAAAAGCGCCAAAATCACCAAAACAGCCCATAATAGAGTCTCAAAAGATAAAATCTCGATATTTCTAAAAAAAAGAAAAAAACCAAATACCATCATCACATAGGCTCTTATAAGAGATGGAACCTCTCCCAAGAAAATAAGATAGCTCAAAGTGACCAACGAAACTACTACCATAGCGTCAAAAACTCTATTTCTATACGGAAAAAATCTTTGGTGTAAAGGTTTATAAAAAAGATAAAAGATAAAAAATATAACCGCAGCAATCAAACCTAGATGAAATCCGCTAATCGCCACTAGATGACTTAAACCCAAAAATGAGAGCTTCTCTCTTAACTCTTTTGAGATAGGCTCTGCTAAAAAAAGGGCATTATAGAGCTCTTTTGATAAAGAGTTTTCGTGCTGTAAAGAGATAACTTTTGAAACTCTATTTTTTATCGAAGTATCAGGAAGTACACCTTTTATATAACTTACCGTATAAAAGCCTTTTAAAAAATCGAAAAAATTTTTCTTAAATCTTGTTTTTATGAGCAATACTTCGACCCTTCTTCCTCTTAAATCTTTCAAATCCTCTTTTGAAGTGGTATAAAAAGTAAAACCATCTTCACTTTTTAACTTTAATACGTAGTAGTTTTTCTTTTTATACTGATTTAAAACTTCGGCAACTGTAGTGAAATATTTTGATGAGGCAATTTTTTTATATTTATAATACTCAAAAGAGAGATTTAGCATAAAGATCAAAAAAAGAGCGATAAAGGCGTATAACCTCTCCTTATGACTCATAAAGAGAGGAACTTTAAAATCATTCAAACGTTACCTCTTTTTCCGTGATTCGTAATTCGTGATTCGTAAATGGAAATTAGGAATTAGGAATTTGGAATTGGGAATTAGGATTTTTGGTTGAGTGGTTAAATGGGAATAAGAGTTAAGTGCTCAAAGTTAATGGTTAAGGATTAAGAACAAAGAACAAAAACTTAATACTAAAATTAGCACTTAACACTAAAACTTCACCCACACCCACACTCACCACTAACGACTAACGACTATCGATCCCCACAACTAACCAGCAACCATTCACTCCCCACCAACATCAACACTCACACCTCTTCATCCTTCAATCTTCACTCCTCTACTAACCAACTTAAATCTGCGGAATATCAATATTAGACTCCCTCATCTCATACTCTCTAATTGTCTCGGTAGCTTCTTCTGCAAACTTAACATAATCTTTATGGAAAAAGAGTTTTACAACGCCGGTTGGTCCGTTTCTTTGTTTTCCAATGATGATTTCAGCTTCTTCAACCTTCTTTTCAGGTATCTGAACATCCACTTTTTCGCCTTTTTTGGCTGCTTCTTTCGCTTTTTCTTTCATCTCTTTTATCTTATAAACATCATCCCTATAAACAAAAAGTATCACATCGGCATCCTGCTCAATAGCGCCCGATTCTCTAAGATCACTAAGCATTGGCCTTTTATCAACCCTGCTTTCTAGTGATCTGTTTAGCTGAGAAAGAGCGATTATTGGAAGTTCTAGTTCTCTTGCGAGGAGTTTCAGGCTTCTTGAGATTTCACTGATCTCTAAATGTCTCTCTTTATTGGCGCCACCGCTCATCAACTGCAGATAGTCTATAATAGCCAGTTCGATATCGAGATGAGTCGATTTAAGCTTTCTTAGTTTGGCTCTTAGCTGATGTATGTTTATAAGACCTTCATCGTCTATAAAGAGTTTTCTGCTTGCCATATAGTCACTTACCCTACTTATCTCACTCCACTCTTGATCGGTAAGATTTCCTACTCTTAAGCGCTGTAAAGGAATAGCGGCTTTTGCACTAAGCATTCTAAGAAGAAGCTGCTCAGCCGGCATCTCCAAAGAGAAAATAGCTACACCTTTGTTGTGATCCAAAACGTTTTGAGCTATGTTTAAGCTAAAAGCCGTTTTTCCCATAGACGGCCTTGCTGCGATAATGATCAAATCTCCCGGGCTAAATCCGGCGGTTTTAAGATTTAGCTCATGAAAACCTGTATCAAGACCTACCAAAATTGAGTTGCCCCTCTCTTTCATCTTCAATATGTGAGTAAGAGTATCTTTAACGACTTCGGCCGAATCTTTGAAATCTTTAGCACTAGTTTCTTGGGTTATCTTGTATAGTTTGGATTGTACGGTATCTATAACATCGGTTACTGGCAGATCCTGCTCGATTGTTATCTTCTTTATCTCCGTAGTTAGATGAATAAGCTCTCTTTTTATAGCTTTCTCTTTTATCTCTTTAACGTAAGCAGCGGTATTTGATAGAGGGTTAGCGGCTAAAACTTCTAAAAATTCGTTTTCGTCAAACTGATTTTTAAGAGAGAGTTTTTCTTTCAAAAACTCTTCATCTATGGGCTGATCTTCTTTAAAAAGCTCCTCCATAGCCCTAAACAGGTTTTTATGGAACGGGTGATAAAAATCTTCCGGCTTTAAAACTGCGGCTATATCTTCATAAAGTTCAGGATCAAAAATAATAGAACTTAAAACTGCTCGTTCTATATTTAGATTGTATAAATGCGCTTCCAAAATACCCTCTTTAGTTCTCTTTAGTTTTTAATTTATTATATCATTTTTAAAAATTTTAGTTCGTCAAAGGAAATATAAGAGTTATTAGAGATTAGTTCTCTTTTGCCAACTTCTCTACTTCTTGCAAAAATTTATCTACTAGCTTATTTTCAGGAAGCTTTGCCACAACTTCACCTTTCACCATAACAAGACCGCTTCCTTTACCGTACGCTATGGCTACGTCGGCGTGCTTAGCTTCTCCGATAGCGTTTACTACACAACCCATAACGGAGATATTAAGAGGTTTTTTTATATGTTTTGTCTTCTCTTCCACTTCTGCAACAGCTTTTACCAAATCGACCTCTATCCTACCGCAAGTTGGACAAGAGATGATATTTACTCCCTCATTTGCGACACCGCTATCTTTAATGATAGCACGTCCAACTTCCACCTCTTTTTCAAGCTCACCGGTAATAGAAACTCTTATGGTATCGCCAATACCATCTAAAAGCAAAGATCCTATACCTATAGCCGATTTAATAGTAGCATGAAACACTGTTCCTGCTTCTGTTACTCCTAAATGAAACGGATACGGTACCAAAGGTCTTAAAGTTCTATAAGCCTCTACGGTTCTTGGAACATCACTCGCTTTTAGACTGACTTTAATATCGGTAAAATCTAGATCTTCTAAAAGTTTTATGTGATAAAGCGCAGATTCCACCATTGCTTTTGCGCCTACTCCGTA
This Nitrosophilus labii DNA region includes the following protein-coding sequences:
- a CDS encoding peptidoglycan DD-metalloendopeptidase family protein, which encodes MRFLFLIVLILISTFGAVLEESRWKSGETLLTFFEKNSIPQKLYYDLDRETKELADEIIAGVRYYTLKENGQIKQILIPINEELQIHILKKGDKYTLELTPIVYQTVRDSFVLEIEHSPYQDIVKKTGNKKLANEFVSAFKNSIDFRRSLRKGDKIAIVYNEKIRMGKIFGSPVIEAAMVETNGKKHYIYLFEGRYYDDKGREVEGFLLKRPVRNARITSKFTLRRYHPVLKKYRAHLGVDFAARKGTPVMAAGSGRVIFAGRKGGYGNVVIIKHSDGYKTLYAHLSKFRRGIKRGKYVKQGQIIGYVGNTGLSTGPHLHFGLYKYNRPINPLRIVKITKSKLSSKKRKKFMKLAAKYKSEIKNVIALGVKPKKYEEFDFMVSLIEDNSSIKKEGGDG
- a CDS encoding plasminogen-binding N-terminal domain-containing protein — its product is MKRFFILLVATVSLFASIEANKKSKILSIDKKEATIEKVNAPIGSSGVVIHHFDKEHATIVAGVELIEPNRVRFTMFNALKQESLPTPNILPKVNDEVILNYLYDRGVVIAPNFKTYEEIVKKHPEIEWVHPDLFAAQLSQYQNPAPTKKDFQDFCNKYAVGIVYFAIESNGFFVDCQSFKKVARETITKKGVEIQLPFYSRIKEIETSWLNFYGSGEITNYDNYYNNLMESR
- the glcD gene encoding glycolate oxidase subunit GlcD — encoded protein: MIEKKHIEDLKKLIDEENVKSDKAHLLAYSYDATREHFKPELVVFPRNEEDVSKILRYCNENLIPIVPRGAGSGFTGGALPAKGGIVLAVEKYMNKILEIDMENMVARVQPGVINKELQREVEKVGLFYPPDPASQEYSTIGGNVAENAGGMRAAKYGITKDYVMALRAVLPNGDIIRAGKKTIKDVAGYNLAGILVGSEGTLAVITEITLKLLSKPKLTKTVMGVFPTVNDAMNAVYKSLAGGANPVAMEFLDNLTIRAVEEKFHKGLPVNAGAILISDIDGNVEEEIDYQISLLEKFFKENGCSEFRVAKDEKEAADIWFARRNASQSITIYGSKKINEDVTVPRSMLPRYLEEVEKISKKYGVKIPCFGHTGDGNVHTNVMVDKNDPKQIEIGYKAIEEIFKMTIEIGGTLSGEHGIGLSKAPFMKMAFSEEELNLFRAIKKAFDPNNILNPGKMGL
- a CDS encoding YihY/virulence factor BrkB family protein, with translation MRKKIINLYKNIYDENITLYASSLSFHTIFSIIPLLLISFSLFTKMPSFEKYYDKIKEFIFSNLMPTHQETVSKYLESFLQNSEKLGIIGFVFVIFASLMFFQNFEYIVNKIFKTKQRGIWQSITTYWTLVTLGPIALALSFFLSKQIQELLNRFEYTSWINFLSIFPYLIIWGLFFITYIISANIKISPKAALISSFAASLTWYISKSLFVYYVIYSKTYLTIYGSSSVILFFFLWIYISWIIFLYGLKLCYLINKKRDIDEDKEVEDPLFID
- a CDS encoding ComEC/Rec2 family competence protein is translated as MNDFKVPLFMSHKERLYAFIALFLIFMLNLSFEYYKYKKIASSKYFTTVAEVLNQYKKKNYYVLKLKSEDGFTFYTTSKEDLKDLRGRRVEVLLIKTRFKKNFFDFLKGFYTVSYIKGVLPDTSIKNRVSKVISLQHENSLSKELYNALFLAEPISKELREKLSFLGLSHLVAISGFHLGLIAAVIFFIFYLFYKPLHQRFFPYRNRVFDAMVVVSLVTLSYLIFLGEVPSLIRAYVMMVFGFFLFFRNIEILSFETLLWAVLVILALFPNLFFSVGFWLSVSGVFYIYLFLHYFKGLNKWLIFILLNFWVFFAMIPVVHYFFSNFSYMQFFSPFISMIFTFFYPLFVVLHIVGFGGALDQYLLKFFSMDFAKFHFETPFWFLLFYILISILSIYKKRIFYLFIFVNISFFIYQIAKLQTV
- a CDS encoding replicative DNA helicase: MEAHLYNLNIERAVLSSIIFDPELYEDIAAVLKPEDFYHPFHKNLFRAMEELFKEDQPIDEEFLKEKLSLKNQFDENEFLEVLAANPLSNTAAYVKEIKEKAIKRELIHLTTEIKKITIEQDLPVTDVIDTVQSKLYKITQETSAKDFKDSAEVVKDTLTHILKMKERGNSILVGLDTGFHELNLKTAGFSPGDLIIIAARPSMGKTAFSLNIAQNVLDHNKGVAIFSLEMPAEQLLLRMLSAKAAIPLQRLRVGNLTDQEWSEISRVSDYMASRKLFIDDEGLINIHQLRAKLRKLKSTHLDIELAIIDYLQLMSGGANKERHLEISEISRSLKLLARELELPIIALSQLNRSLESRVDKRPMLSDLRESGAIEQDADVILFVYRDDVYKIKEMKEKAKEAAKKGEKVDVQIPEKKVEEAEIIIGKQRNGPTGVVKLFFHKDYVKFAEEATETIREYEMRESNIDIPQI
- the ispG gene encoding flavodoxin-dependent (E)-4-hydroxy-3-methylbut-2-enyl-diphosphate synthase, producing the protein MNKRYPTKKIYVGNVAVGGDAPISVQSMTYSKTRDVKATVEQIKRLHFAGCDIVRVAVPEEEDAIALKEIKKEISLPLVADIHFNYKLALIAAEVVDCIRINPGNIGSKERIKEVVKACKERNIPIRIGVNAGSLEKEIEQKYGVGAKAMVESALYHIKLLEDLDFTDIKVSLKASDVPRTVEAYRTLRPLVPYPFHLGVTEAGTVFHATIKSAIGIGSLLLDGIGDTIRVSITGELEKEVEVGRAIIKDSGVANEGVNIISCPTCGRIEVDLVKAVAEVEEKTKHIKKPLNISVMGCVVNAIGEAKHADVAIAYGKGSGLVMVKGEVVAKLPENKLVDKFLQEVEKLAKEN